A part of Amycolatopsis lurida genomic DNA contains:
- a CDS encoding preprotein translocase subunit SecY, with the protein MNERASLRRRILVTLGVIVLFRLGQTLPTPHVTVRAPEAEHPLRWILDLLTGGGLATLPVFAFGVLPCLAAPRLLRGLIVLIPRLAALRAEGEAGARVLKRYQRRLVVVLGQVGAVGVLVFRGQDVLEGQGAVAVACLTAGTALVLRLTEVITDRGFGDGVRILLLAQVLAVLPAEFLRLYERTGWAAIAVMTVVTLSITVLTIVIAQGQRRVPVQYAKRMIGRRAFGGTPTYVPLRFPQANSPAVVAAVLLSVLVHYLGLADPGWIAVYFVLVCLFAFMRAAAAQDMAKVAGELVRVGGFVPGIRPGNWTAEYLDSVNRRVLAFGALCSGVVALIPVAGLALLDGGPTLLVSGVTLQVVLVFLVSVSLDTTRQIESLRRQRRYEPFLR; encoded by the coding sequence ATGAACGAGCGAGCCTCCCTCCGCCGCCGGATCCTGGTCACGCTGGGCGTGATCGTGCTGTTCCGGCTGGGCCAGACCCTGCCCACCCCTCATGTGACCGTCCGCGCGCCGGAAGCCGAGCACCCGCTGCGCTGGATCCTCGACCTCCTCACCGGCGGCGGCCTGGCCACCCTGCCGGTGTTCGCGTTCGGCGTCCTGCCCTGCCTGGCCGCTCCGCGACTCCTGCGGGGACTGATCGTCCTGATCCCGCGACTGGCCGCGCTCCGGGCCGAAGGTGAAGCCGGTGCGCGGGTGCTGAAGCGGTACCAACGGCGGCTCGTCGTCGTACTCGGCCAGGTGGGCGCCGTCGGGGTGCTCGTGTTTCGCGGCCAGGACGTCCTCGAGGGACAAGGGGCCGTCGCGGTCGCGTGCCTGACCGCGGGCACCGCGCTGGTCCTGCGGCTGACCGAGGTGATCACCGACCGCGGTTTCGGCGACGGCGTCCGGATCCTGCTGCTCGCGCAGGTCCTGGCGGTGCTGCCCGCGGAGTTCCTGCGCCTGTACGAAAGGACGGGCTGGGCCGCGATCGCGGTGATGACCGTGGTGACGCTGTCGATCACGGTGCTCACGATCGTCATCGCGCAGGGACAGCGCCGTGTCCCGGTGCAGTACGCCAAGCGGATGATCGGCAGGCGGGCTTTCGGCGGGACACCGACCTATGTTCCCCTCCGCTTCCCCCAAGCGAACAGTCCGGCCGTCGTCGCCGCGGTCCTGCTGTCGGTACTGGTGCATTACCTCGGCCTGGCGGATCCCGGGTGGATCGCGGTCTACTTCGTCCTCGTCTGCCTCTTCGCCTTCATGCGGGCGGCCGCGGCGCAGGACATGGCCAAGGTGGCGGGCGAACTGGTGCGGGTGGGCGGTTTCGTCCCCGGCATCCGGCCGGGGAACTGGACCGCCGAATATCTCGATTCCGTGAACCGCCGGGTCCTCGCGTTCGGAGCGCTCTGCTCGGGAGTGGTCGCGCTGATCCCGGTCGCCGGTCTGGCCCTGCTGGACGGGGGCCCGACGCTGCTCGTCTCCGGGGTGACGCTGCAGGTGGTCCTCGTGTTCCTCGTCAGTGTCTCGCTCGACACCACGCGGCAGATCGAATCGCTGCGAAGGCAACGGCGCTACGAACCTTTCCTCCGCTGA
- a CDS encoding DHH family phosphoesterase: MPNLKEAAALLARANDVTLLGHVRPDADALGSALALGRALQLRGGVKVRVSVGEPEEMPETLRSLDVGGLFVPASELPESEQLLVALDTPTPGRLGKLAPRVDAVRAAGGDVLVIDHHASNVFYGTHHVVDDTAEATAVLVFALLAELGAELDEPIARCLYAGLVTDTSGFRRARPSTHLMAAKLLEAGVDPDKVVREIVDDHPFAWLPMLSDVLAGARLEPDEARGFGLAHAVVTLDAARSVRAEEVEAVIDVVRSTREAGVAVVLKEAEPIGPRRRWTVSLRSAGGVDVSAAAGELGGGGHRQAAGCTAEGTADEVLGKVREALSRAPLL, from the coding sequence GTGCCGAACCTGAAGGAAGCCGCCGCCCTGCTGGCGCGCGCGAACGACGTGACCTTGCTCGGCCATGTCCGCCCGGACGCCGACGCGCTCGGCAGCGCGCTGGCGCTGGGCCGGGCGCTCCAGTTGCGTGGCGGTGTCAAGGTCCGTGTCTCGGTCGGCGAGCCCGAGGAGATGCCCGAAACCCTCCGGAGCCTGGACGTCGGCGGGCTCTTCGTCCCGGCGAGCGAGCTGCCGGAGAGTGAACAGCTGCTGGTCGCGCTCGATACGCCCACCCCGGGCAGGCTGGGGAAGCTCGCGCCGCGGGTGGACGCCGTCCGTGCGGCGGGCGGCGACGTCCTGGTGATCGACCACCACGCGTCCAACGTCTTCTACGGCACGCACCACGTCGTCGACGACACCGCCGAAGCCACCGCCGTCCTGGTCTTCGCGTTGCTGGCCGAGCTCGGCGCCGAGCTCGACGAGCCGATCGCGCGCTGTCTGTACGCCGGGCTCGTCACCGACACGAGCGGGTTCCGCCGGGCACGGCCGTCGACCCATCTGATGGCCGCGAAGCTGCTCGAAGCCGGTGTGGACCCGGACAAGGTGGTCCGCGAGATCGTCGACGACCACCCGTTCGCGTGGTTGCCGATGCTGTCGGACGTCCTCGCGGGTGCCCGGCTCGAGCCGGACGAGGCACGCGGCTTCGGCCTGGCGCACGCCGTGGTGACCCTTGACGCCGCGCGGTCCGTGCGTGCCGAGGAGGTCGAAGCGGTCATCGACGTCGTCCGGTCCACTCGCGAGGCCGGCGTCGCCGTGGTGCTCAAGGAAGCCGAGCCGATCGGGCCGCGGCGGCGATGGACGGTCTCGCTCCGCTCGGCGGGCGGCGTCGACGTCTCGGCGGCCGCCGGGGAGCTGGGCGGCGGCGGACATCGCCAGGCCGCCGGATGCACCGCGGAGGGGACGGCGGACGAGGTGCTCGGCAAGGTGCGGGAGGCACTGTCGAGGGCGCCGCTGTTGTGA
- a CDS encoding TRM11 family SAM-dependent methyltransferase, translated as MSEYAILVYPSANRVYTDSTPALLRAELAVFGLSALETEVSEIGETELGGVGYLTFTTPAPLSERDLALLSNLSALYALFELGDGVLKPVTISPLANFDSDLLTIQKYPGKTNELFTKLLVNVTLMSTANPAAMLDTPLHLLDPLCGRGTTLNQAMMYGFDATGLDVDGKDFDSYELFVKTWLKQKRIKHSAESGQVRRNKVRLGRRLDIGFGITKERYKAGDVRKLSYLNCDTLTTDELLRPNSVDLIVTDAPYGVQHGSHRTQDASLARSPRDLLAAAVPVWTRVLRPGGALGISWNTNVAPREELAAILDKAGLEVREDGPFAEFAHRVDQAIVRDLIVAAKPAH; from the coding sequence ATGTCCGAGTACGCGATCCTGGTCTACCCGTCCGCCAACCGGGTCTACACCGACTCCACTCCGGCCCTGCTGCGCGCGGAGCTGGCGGTGTTCGGTCTGTCCGCCTTGGAGACCGAGGTCTCCGAGATCGGCGAGACGGAACTCGGCGGCGTCGGCTACCTCACCTTCACCACGCCCGCCCCGCTGAGCGAACGCGATCTCGCGCTCCTGTCGAACCTTTCCGCGCTGTACGCGCTGTTCGAACTCGGCGACGGCGTCCTGAAGCCGGTGACGATCAGCCCGCTCGCGAACTTCGACTCGGATCTGCTCACCATCCAGAAGTACCCGGGCAAGACGAACGAGCTGTTCACCAAACTGCTCGTCAACGTCACCCTGATGTCGACGGCGAACCCGGCCGCGATGCTGGACACGCCGCTGCATCTGCTCGATCCGCTCTGCGGCCGCGGGACCACGCTGAACCAGGCGATGATGTACGGCTTCGACGCGACCGGCCTCGACGTCGACGGCAAGGACTTCGACTCCTACGAGCTGTTCGTCAAGACCTGGCTGAAGCAGAAGCGGATCAAGCACAGCGCCGAGTCCGGTCAGGTGCGCCGCAACAAGGTCCGCCTCGGCAGGCGGCTCGACATCGGTTTCGGGATCACCAAGGAGCGGTACAAGGCGGGTGACGTCCGCAAGCTGAGCTACCTCAACTGCGACACGCTCACCACCGACGAACTGCTGCGGCCGAACTCGGTGGACCTCATCGTCACCGATGCCCCGTACGGCGTGCAGCACGGCAGCCACCGCACGCAGGACGCGTCGCTCGCGCGCAGCCCGCGCGACCTGCTCGCGGCCGCGGTCCCGGTGTGGACGCGGGTGCTGCGGCCCGGCGGCGCACTCGGCATCTCCTGGAACACCAACGTCGCGCCCCGCGAGGAACTCGCCGCGATCCTGGACAAGGCCGGGCTCGAAGTCCGTGAGGACGGCCCGTTCGCGGAGTTCGCGCACCGGGTGGACCAGGCGATCGTGCGGGACCTGATCGTCGCGGCGAAACCCGCCCACTGA
- a CDS encoding alpha/beta hydrolase — protein MRRPVAEGVGHAVSRRGLLLGAAALGGSALVSACGAEPPPLVGPPPVAPPSTPTPLTEAVTVQKMRSAARNRDVNLVIIAPDGVSRVGMPVCVALHGRGADARTFLNLGVQDALNQAVAAGRPGFAVAAVDGDNYWVDVGKGDDPQRMLSDELPGWLAQRQLRPPSAMFGISMGGFGALRYARDHKNLKAVAVASAALFVSWPDAKSRKVFADRAQWESHEPLLHTGDLSAASTGVWCGNSDPFAGADRKLIKAVKPAVAKMTPGAHNEDYWRGIMPDVLKFVGERVA, from the coding sequence ATGAGGAGACCCGTAGCTGAGGGAGTGGGCCACGCCGTGAGCCGGCGTGGCCTGCTGCTGGGAGCCGCGGCTCTCGGCGGCTCGGCGCTGGTTTCCGCTTGCGGTGCCGAGCCGCCGCCCCTGGTGGGGCCGCCGCCGGTGGCCCCGCCGAGTACCCCGACGCCGCTCACCGAAGCGGTCACGGTGCAGAAGATGCGGTCCGCGGCGCGGAACCGCGACGTCAACCTCGTCATCATCGCGCCGGACGGGGTGTCACGGGTCGGGATGCCGGTCTGCGTCGCCCTGCACGGGCGCGGCGCCGACGCGCGGACTTTCCTGAACCTCGGCGTGCAGGACGCCCTGAACCAGGCCGTCGCGGCCGGACGGCCCGGGTTCGCGGTGGCCGCCGTCGACGGCGACAACTACTGGGTGGACGTCGGCAAGGGCGACGACCCGCAGCGGATGCTGTCCGACGAGCTGCCCGGCTGGCTCGCCCAGCGCCAGCTGCGGCCGCCGTCGGCGATGTTCGGGATCTCGATGGGCGGGTTCGGCGCCCTGCGCTACGCCCGCGACCACAAGAACCTCAAGGCCGTCGCCGTCGCCAGCGCGGCGTTGTTCGTGAGCTGGCCCGATGCCAAGTCCCGCAAGGTCTTCGCGGATCGCGCGCAATGGGAATCGCATGAGCCGCTGCTGCACACCGGCGACCTTTCCGCCGCGTCGACCGGAGTATGGTGCGGGAACTCGGATCCCTTCGCCGGCGCCGACCGCAAGCTCATCAAGGCAGTGAAGCCCGCCGTCGCGAAGATGACCCCCGGTGCCCACAACGAGGACTACTGGCGCGGGATCATGCCGGACGTGCTGAAGTTCGTGGGGGAACGCGTCGCCTGA
- the rbfA gene encoding 30S ribosome-binding factor RbfA, whose translation MADPARARKLAKRISQIVAHAIEHDIKDPRLDHVTITDTKITADLHDATVYYTVLGENLESTPDHAGAAAALESARGVLRTKVGQGTGVRYTPTLAFVADSIPEDAKRIEDLLAKAREADAEVARRATGAQHAGEADPYKPPREEAEDDEFADEETRS comes from the coding sequence ATGGCCGACCCCGCTCGGGCTCGTAAGCTCGCCAAGCGGATCTCACAGATCGTCGCGCACGCGATCGAGCACGACATCAAGGATCCGCGGCTCGACCACGTGACGATCACCGATACGAAGATCACGGCGGATCTGCACGACGCCACGGTCTACTACACGGTGCTCGGCGAGAACCTGGAGTCCACGCCCGACCACGCCGGTGCCGCGGCGGCGCTCGAATCCGCCCGCGGTGTCCTGCGCACGAAGGTCGGACAGGGCACGGGCGTTCGCTACACGCCGACGCTGGCCTTCGTGGCCGACAGCATTCCTGAGGACGCCAAGCGCATCGAAGACCTCCTCGCGAAGGCAAGGGAAGCCGACGCGGAGGTCGCCAGGCGGGCGACCGGGGCGCAGCACGCCGGTGAAGCCGACCCGTACAAGCCGCCGCGGGAAGAGGCCGAAGACGATGAGTTCGCCGATGAGGAGACCCGTAGCTGA